The following coding sequences lie in one Lysobacter capsici genomic window:
- a CDS encoding alpha/beta hydrolase has protein sequence MLDPPAKTPGTRAIRHALLIHGAGAGGWEWNLWREVLHARGFTTLAPDLQAAAGGLAATSLDDYRDQVLAALARLPRPCALIGASLGGLLAMRCADRADALILINPLPPAPWAAQLPPREWPELVPWRRDARLASTRRAMPDADEAAALYALRRWRDESGRVLRQAYAGVEAPAPAGPVLCIASERDQDVAARTTAQFAHALGATLWRYPHSSHVGPLLGRDAARTAAAAADWLSAR, from the coding sequence CATCCGCCACGCCCTGCTGATCCACGGCGCCGGCGCCGGCGGCTGGGAATGGAACCTGTGGCGCGAGGTCCTGCACGCGCGCGGCTTCACCACCCTTGCGCCGGACCTGCAAGCCGCGGCCGGCGGCCTGGCCGCGACCTCGTTGGACGACTACCGCGATCAGGTCCTGGCCGCGCTGGCCCGCTTGCCACGCCCGTGCGCGCTGATCGGCGCCAGCCTCGGCGGCCTGCTGGCGATGCGATGCGCGGATCGCGCCGACGCGTTGATCCTGATCAACCCCTTGCCGCCGGCCCCGTGGGCGGCGCAACTGCCGCCCCGCGAGTGGCCCGAACTCGTGCCGTGGCGCCGCGACGCGCGCCTGGCCTCGACCCGGCGCGCCATGCCCGACGCCGACGAGGCCGCGGCCTTGTATGCGCTGCGCCGCTGGCGCGACGAATCCGGCCGGGTCCTGCGCCAGGCGTATGCCGGCGTCGAGGCGCCCGCGCCGGCCGGCCCGGTGCTGTGCATCGCGTCCGAGCGCGACCAGGATGTCGCCGCGCGAACCACCGCACAGTTTGCTCACGCGCTCGGTGCGACCTTGTGGCGGTACCCGCACAGCAGCCACGTCGGTCCGTTGCTCGGCCGCGACGCCGCCCGCACCGCCGCGGCCGCCGCCGACTGGCTGTCGGCGAGGTAA
- a CDS encoding glycine zipper 2TM domain-containing protein, which yields MNRSLVTVLGLALTAATGIASAQSSYGYPQNNYPQSTYPQNTGNAGYSSQIDFARVIRVDPVFDEYRTQPASTGPRCYERPAYVQGDSYYGDDNRNGDSYYDPNGGERRSTGTEGGRMAATVVGGIVGAVLGSKVGGGSARYATSAIGSMVGGMAGKSIYEQNKRSQQPPRSGMVRVCDPVQDNGNYYPTGNNGERSVSGYDVTYEYAGKTYRTRTDHHPGDRIRVRVDVRPD from the coding sequence ATGAATCGCTCGCTCGTCACCGTCCTGGGCCTGGCGCTGACCGCCGCCACCGGCATCGCTTCGGCGCAGTCGTCGTACGGCTACCCGCAGAACAACTACCCGCAGAGCACGTATCCGCAGAACACCGGCAACGCCGGCTACAGCTCGCAGATCGATTTCGCGCGGGTGATCCGGGTCGATCCGGTGTTCGACGAATACCGGACCCAGCCGGCCAGCACCGGCCCGCGCTGCTACGAGCGTCCGGCCTACGTGCAGGGCGACAGCTACTACGGCGACGACAACCGCAACGGCGATTCCTACTACGACCCCAACGGCGGCGAGCGCCGCAGCACCGGCACCGAAGGCGGCCGCATGGCCGCGACCGTGGTCGGCGGCATTGTCGGCGCGGTGCTCGGCAGCAAGGTCGGCGGCGGCAGCGCGCGCTACGCGACCTCGGCGATCGGCTCGATGGTCGGCGGCATGGCCGGCAAGAGCATCTACGAACAGAACAAGCGCAGCCAGCAGCCGCCGCGCAGCGGCATGGTGCGGGTCTGCGATCCGGTCCAGGACAATGGCAACTATTACCCGACCGGCAACAACGGCGAGCGTTCGGTCAGCGGTTACGACGTGACGTACGAATACGCCGGCAAGACCTATCGCACCCGCACCGATCACCACCCCGGCGACCGCATCCGCGTGCGCGTGGACGTGCGGCCGGACTGA